AAGCGCAACAAACTCCAGGCCTAAAGGCCTCCCGAGGTCCACGAGAAGATCCACATCACTTTTTTTCTTCTGTGCCCCTTTTGCATACGAGCCGAACAGGATTATTCTTTCAACGCCGTAGTGATTCTTCAGATAAGGCAGCTCTCTCCTTAAGATCGAGACGACTTCCTCACGCGATAAGGTGGCTCTTCTCTTTTGCTGTCTTCTCATTTTCGTGCCCTTACTCGTTCAGATATCATAACCCTTGCTTCCAGGCACCTTCATCCGAAGCTATCAAAATTATCCTTGCTTCTCCAAAGGCTTTCATAATGTACGCCCCTGTAAATATTTTACAGATTGCTGCCCTCTTCCAC
This is a stretch of genomic DNA from Nitrospirota bacterium. It encodes these proteins:
- a CDS encoding nucleotidyltransferase family protein; translated protein: MRRQQKRRATLSREEVVSILRRELPYLKNHYGVERIILFGSYAKGAQKKKSDVDLLVDLGRPLGLEFVALADYLEEVLGRKVDVATFDHFKESFRNPRYKPVAEDIKKSMIYV